A region of Panicum virgatum strain AP13 chromosome 8N, P.virgatum_v5, whole genome shotgun sequence DNA encodes the following proteins:
- the LOC120685825 gene encoding light-inducible protein CPRF2-like isoform X1: MVDGIDDEVVVELPCGGGEGNPAAYAAGLKRKLDLYCAAVAKSMEAKSQESSLGYSDSQASGTSQLTSQASSAVEHTGDGGGASLVTNNSNVLGRDDYQGDPINSGTSKEQSDACVNLEEKGDPANEKKMRRMLLNRESARRSRRRRESHLCDLESQVSRLTSENASLLKRMADMTQKYQDATLDNRNLIIAVETMRTKVNIAEEAVRRLSGTTLLLSSTSELPPSMSSTSFASDVASPAVSMEHSMEHFLLSTLYEDQTACPPKCSNSL, translated from the exons ATGGTGGACGGCATCGAtgacgaggtggtggtggagctgccctGCGGTGGAGGCGAAGGTAACCCCGCCGCCTACGCGGCTGGGCTCAAAAGGAAGCTGGACTTGTACTGCGCCGCTGTCGCCAAATCCATG GAGGCCAAATCACAAGAATCCTCGTTGGGCTACTCCGACTCACAGGCTTCAGGCACTTCACAATTgacttctcaagcttcttctgCTG TTGAACACACAGGTGATGGAGGTGGGGCAAGCCTAGTTACAAATAACTCAAATGTCCTCGGTCGTGATGACTATCAAGGAGACCCAATTAACAGTGGTACATCTAAGGAACAGTCAGACGCCTGTGTCAATCTTGAGGAGAAAGGTGACCCTGCTAATGAGAAAAAAATGAGGAG AATGCTGTTAAATCGAGAATCAGCTAGGCgttcaaggaggaggagggaaagTCACCTGTGCGATCTCGAATCTCAG GTTTCCAGGTTAACATCTGAAAATGCATCTTTGCTAAAGCGCATGGCTGATATGACTCAGAAGTACCAGGATGCTACCCTTGACAACAGAAATCTCATAATTGCTGTTGAGACAATGAGGACCAAG GTGAACATAGCAGAGGAAGCTGTTAGGAGACTATCAGGAACAACACTCCTCTTATCCAGTACATCTGAACTACCTCCAAGCATGAG TTCGACTTCATTTGCATCTGATGTGGCTTCTCCTGCTGTCAGCATGGAACATAGTATGGAACATTTTCTTCTGTCGACACTTTACGAAGATCAGACAGCCTGCCCTCCCAAATGCAGCAATTCCCTTTGA
- the LOC120685825 gene encoding light-inducible protein CPRF2-like isoform X2, with protein MVDGIDDEVVVELPCGGGEGNPAAYAAGLKRKLDLYCAAVAKSMEAKSQESSLGYSDSQASGTSQLTSQASSAVEHTGDGGGASLVTNNSNVLGRDDYQGDPINSGTSKEQSDACVNLEEKGDPANEKKMRRMLLNRESARRSRRRRESHLCDLESQVSRLTSENASLLKRMADMTQKYQDATLDNRNLIIAVETMRTKVNIAEEAVRRLSGTTLLLSSTSELPPSMSSVS; from the exons ATGGTGGACGGCATCGAtgacgaggtggtggtggagctgccctGCGGTGGAGGCGAAGGTAACCCCGCCGCCTACGCGGCTGGGCTCAAAAGGAAGCTGGACTTGTACTGCGCCGCTGTCGCCAAATCCATG GAGGCCAAATCACAAGAATCCTCGTTGGGCTACTCCGACTCACAGGCTTCAGGCACTTCACAATTgacttctcaagcttcttctgCTG TTGAACACACAGGTGATGGAGGTGGGGCAAGCCTAGTTACAAATAACTCAAATGTCCTCGGTCGTGATGACTATCAAGGAGACCCAATTAACAGTGGTACATCTAAGGAACAGTCAGACGCCTGTGTCAATCTTGAGGAGAAAGGTGACCCTGCTAATGAGAAAAAAATGAGGAG AATGCTGTTAAATCGAGAATCAGCTAGGCgttcaaggaggaggagggaaagTCACCTGTGCGATCTCGAATCTCAG GTTTCCAGGTTAACATCTGAAAATGCATCTTTGCTAAAGCGCATGGCTGATATGACTCAGAAGTACCAGGATGCTACCCTTGACAACAGAAATCTCATAATTGCTGTTGAGACAATGAGGACCAAG GTGAACATAGCAGAGGAAGCTGTTAGGAGACTATCAGGAACAACACTCCTCTTATCCAGTACATCTGAACTACCTCCAAGCATGAGTTCTGTTAGTTAA